DNA sequence from the Gallaecimonas pentaromativorans genome:
TATGACGTGACCTACCTCGAAGGCGACTGGACCGCCCGCGACCCGGTCATAACCCGCTACCTGGAGAGCTTTGGCCGCGCTGGCGTACCGCTCTATGTGCTCTATGATCAGCAAGGCAAGCCCCATGTGCTGCCGCAACTGCTGACCCCTGGCCTGCTGGCAAATGCCCTCAAAGATGCCTTGGAGAACACCCCATGAAAGCCTGGTTACTGCTCTGTCTGCTTGCCCTACCCGCCCTGGCACTGACGCCAGGCGACAAGGCCCCGGATTTCACCCTTCAAGGCAGCGACGGCAAAAGTTATCAGCTCAGTGAGTTTACGGGCCGTTATGTCATTCTCGAGTGGACCAACGACCAATGCCCCTTTGTGCAAAAACACTATGATTCCGGCAACATGCAGGGCCTGCAGCAGGCCTACACCGGCCAAGGCGTGGTGTGGCTGTCGGTTATCTCCTCGGCCCCTGGCAAGCAGGGCCACGTTACTGCCCAACAGGCAAACCAGCTCAGCGCCAGCCGCGGCGCCCACCCCAGCGCCGTGCTGTTTGACCAAGACGGCGCCGTTGGCCGCCGCTATGGCGCCCGCACCACGCCGCACCTTTTTATCATCGATAAAACCGGCACCTTGCAATACATGGGCGGCATCGACTCCATCGCCAGCGCCGATCCGGCCGATATCCCCAAGGCGCGCAACTATGTCAAAGCCGCCATGGACGCGCTGTTGGCCGGTAAAACGGTGCCAACGCCGGTCTCGCGCCCTTACGGCTGCTCGGTAAAATATTGAGCTGAGTAACAGGCCGGTGGTAGATTGGCCCGGCTAACCCACACCGGATGACGATGCTGCGCACCTTTTTCACCGCCTTATTGCTGGTTTTTGCCCTGGGGACCCTTGGTCATCCGGTGCCTTCGGCCGTGGCCGCGCCCCAGCATGGCAGCACCGTCAAGCAAAGCCAGGGCGATAAAACCCCGGCGCTGCTTAACCTCATCAAGCTGCAACGTCACTTCACCCATCAAGGCCTGGATGACGAGCCCCGCACCCCCAATTACGGCCTGGTATTCGAGGCCAAAATCGCTCCCGCACCGGCCTTTTGCCGCGGCTTTCGCCAGCAAAAACCGCCGGGCTGTGACTGGGCCCTCAATATTGCCGACAGCCCCGGCTTTGTTGCCGGCGGCCGCTTAACCCACAACCTCGACCGCTTCGCTGCCTGGCGCAGCTGATCTCCTCACGCAAATACCGATTTTTATTTTGCAAAGCGGCGCCATGCCGCGAGGAGACCCTATGCCTTATCCACGGGGCAATGCCCCTGTGCTCATCAACCGGCTGGCCGGTTGGAAATACGCCGTGCTGCTCATCAGCCTAGTACTGCTGACCTTAAGCGCCCTGCCTACCCTCTTTGGCGACAGCCCAAGGATTGCTATCACCGCCAAGGCGCCCGTGAGCGCCAGCGCCTTAAAAGCCCTGCTGGGCGAGGTGGAGATCACCGCCATCAAGGCAAGCGGCAACCAAGCCGATATCGTGCTGGCAAACGCCAGTGACGCCCTGCCCACCCAAAAAGCCCTTAAGGCCGCCCTGCCCGGCGCGACCGTGGTGCTGGACCAACAAAGCAAAGCCCCAATATGGCTGCAAGAGCTTGGCATGCGCCCCATCCACCTGGGCCTTGACCTTCGCGGCGGCGTGCAGTTTATCCTCGCCGTGGATACCCAGGCGGCCCTTAATGCCCAGCTCAGCAGCGCCCGCGACGACATCAGCGAGATGATGGATGTGGCCAGCGTGCAGCTAAGCGGCCAGGCCCTGGTTATCCACCCGCGCCATGGCAGCAGCCTTAGCCAGTTGCAGCAGCGGTTAACCCGCCAATACCCCAAGTGGCAGCAGCGCCTTGACGGCGATGCCATCCGCTTGGCCATCAGCGACCAAGAGCAGCAAAGCCAGGTGCAGCTGGCCATGGACCAAACCCTTGGCATCATGCGAAGCCGCATCAACGAGCTGGGGATCACCGAAGCGGCGGTGATGCGCGACGGCAAGGAGCGCATTCGCATCGAGATCCCAGGCGTGCAAGACCCCACCGCCGCCCGCAACATCATCGGCGCCACGGCATCCCTGGAGTTTCGCCAAGCCTTTACCGGGCCGGGCGCCGGGCGGGTGCCGGTGAACGGCGAGCAGGGCCAGCCCCTGTGGCTGAGCCGCAAACCGGTACTGACCGGCAGCCATATCATCAATGCGCGCTCCGGGGTGGACGACATGGGCCGCCCCCAGGTGTCGATTGCGGTAGACAGCCAAGGCGCCGCGCAAATAGGGGATTTCAGCCGCCAGCACGTGGGGGATGCCATGGCCACCCTCTTTACCGAGTACCAAAAGAGCGCTGAGGGCAACACCGTTAAAACCAGCCGGGTGATCAACGTGGCCACCATTCAAAGCGCCCTGCCGGCCAGCTTTCGCATCACCGGCATCGGCAGCCAGCAGCAGGCCCAGCAACTGTCTTTGCTGCTACGGGCCGGCTCCTTGACAGCGCCGGTCACCATCATCGCCCAAAGTACCCTGGGCCCGAGCCTTGGCAGTGAGAATATCCATAACGGCCTGATGGCCCTGAGCCTGGGCCTTGGCACCTGCCTGCTGTTTGTGGCGCTGTGGTACCGGCGTTTTGGCTGGGTGGCCAACCTGGCACTGGTGGCTAACCTGTTCATGCTGCTGGGGCTGATGGCGCTGGTGCCGGGCAGTGTACTGACCCTGCCCGGCATCGCCGGCCTGGTGCTGACGGTGGGCATGGCGGTAGACACCAACGTGCTTATCTTCGAGCGGGTCAAGGAGCTGCTGCGGGAAGGTAAAAGCCTGGGCCAGTCCATTCACCTGGGTTACGACAACGCCTTTCGCACCATCTTGGACGCCAACCTCACCACCCTTATCACCGCCATCATCCTCTATGGCCTGGGCCGAGGCCCGGTGCAGGGCTTTGCCATCAGCCTGGGGCTGGGGCTACTGACCAGCATGCTCACCGGCATCCTCGGCACCCGCGCCATCATCAACCCCATCTGGGGCCGCGATAACCGTAAAGGGGTCAAGATCTAATGAAAAACCTCAAAACCCTGTCTTTTTGGCGCTACTGCGCCCTGGCCCTGTCGACGGTGATGGTGCTGAGCGCCCTGGTGCTGCTGAGCTGGCGAGGCCTGGCCCTTGGCCAGGACTTTACCGGCGGTATGGTGCAAGACATTACCCTGAGCCAGCCAATCAAGGCCGAGCAACTCACCCAAGTGCTCACCCCCATCCTTAAAGAGCGGCCACAGGTGGTGAAAAACGGCGACGGCTGGCGAATAAGCTACCAACAGGACCCCAGCCCCGATTTCGCCCTGGCCAAGGTGCTGTCGGCCAAGCTCGGCAGCCCCGTAACCTTGGTCAACTCCAGCTTTGTGGGCTCGCAGGTGGGCAGCGGCCAGGTGGCCCAGTCGGCACTGGCGGTGGCCATGGCCGCTCTTGGCATCCTTGCCTATCTGGCGGTGCGTTTTGAATGGCGCCTGGCAACAGGGGCCATCCTGGCACTGCTGCACGACGTGGTGTTGGTGCTGGGGGTCTTCTCGCTGTTTGGCTTCGAGTTCGACCTTACCGTCCTGGCGGCGCTGCTGGCAGTGATGGGGTATTCGGTGAACGATTCGATTGTGGTGGCCGACCGCCTGCGAGAGACCCTGGGTAAGCGCCATAAAACGCCGATGCCCGAGTTGGTGGACAACGCCATCCGCTCCACTTTTTCCCGCACCCTGGTTACCTCCGGCACCACCCTTTTTACGGTGGGCGCCATCTTGCTGCTGGGGGGCGAGCCGCTGTTTGGGTTTGCCCTGACCCTTTTTGTGGGAATAGTAGTGGGTACCTGGTCGTCTATCTTTGTAGCCGCCACCCTGGGCGAATTGTTTGGCTTAAAACCCGAGCACTACCTTAAAAAACCCCGGGAGCCCAAAGAAGGCGAACACCTACCGGCAGCGCATTTTCAGTAGCCCCTGCCCGGCCAAGGCCGGGCTTTTTTTATTCCAGCACCCCATCGAGGTAGTGGCTGCCAAGCTGGCGCATCTGCCGCTCCACCCAGCTCACGCGCTGGCTAAGATAGGGGGTCAGGCGATTGGGGTCGCGGCTGCGAGGGCTCGGTAGCAGCACCGCCAGCCGCGCCGCCTCATTGGCGGTGAGATAACGAGCCGACTTACCGTAGTAGTGGCGGCTTGCCGCCTCCACCCCGTAAATGCCCTTGCCGAACTCGGCCACGTTCAAATACACCTCAAGGATGCGTTTTTTCCCCCACAGCGCTTCGAGGCTCAAAGCAAGCCCTGCCTCCAGGCCTTTTCGCACAAAGCTGCGTCCCGGCCATAACAAGAGGTTCTTGGCGGTTTGCTGGGTCAGGGTGCTGGCGCCGCGCAGGCCGCCGCCGTCGTCAAACTGGTCCAGGGCCTTGCTGATGGCGGTAAAATCGAGGCCAAAGTGGTCAGGGAAACGTTGGTCTTCCGAGGCAACGATGGCAAGCGGCACCGTCTTTGGCAGTTTATCGATGGCCAGCCATTGCTGGTGCACCGGGTAAGGGCTTTGCAGCATAAAGGCGGTGGTGGGCGGCGGCACAAAACGCAGCACCAGCAATACCAGCATCAGCAGCACCAGGGCTCGCCATAACGCAAACCAAACCCAGCCGAAAAAACCGCGCCTGCCTTTTGCCATTCGCCTTGCATCCCCATAACCTGAAAAGACAAGTCTAACCTCTGGTTGCAAATCGATGAAAATCAAATGCTTTGAGATTCAGCCATGGTGAATATTGCCAGCTGCCAATACCGGGTTGAAGCGCTGCCCTCCTTTGCCGCCTGGGCCGAAAAACAGGCCCGGCTGGTGGCGGCCTGTCACGGCGACTTGCTGCTCTACCCCGAGTACGCCAGCCTGGAGCTGCTGGGCTGGCTGCCAAGCCGCACCGCCAAACACCTGGGCCGCTCCTTAGACGCCCTGCAAGGCGGGCGCGAGGTGTTTGTGGAGACCTTCAGGGCTCTTTCGGCCGGCTTTCACAAGGCCATAGTGCTGCCCAGCATCCCTTGGCGCCTGGACGACGGCCGCGTTGTTAACCGCGCCTGGTATGCCGATAACGGCCACATTCGCGGCTTTAGCGACAAACAACTGCTGACCCGCTTTGAAACCGAGCGCTGGAGCATCAGCCCCGGCGAGCCGAGCCCCTTGCTGGATTTTCGCGCCATCCCCTTTTCGGTGCAGATTTGCTACGACATCGAATTCCCGCAGCTTTGCCGCCGGCACGTGGAAGCCGGCGCCCGTTTTGTGCTGGTGCCCTCTTGCACCGACACCCTGGCAGGCTTTCACCGGGTGCGCATCGGTTGCCAGGCAAGGGCTTTGGAAAACCAAACCCTGGTGGTGCAAAGCCCGCTGGTGGGCGAAGCGCCCTTTGCCCCGGCCATCTTTAAAAACCAGGGCAAAGCCGGGTTCTTTACCGCCCCCGACTACGGCCTGCCAGATAACGGCGTGCTGGCAGAGTCCGAGCAGCTTGCGCCGCCGCAAAGTCTCTGGCTTAACCAGCAGATAGATCTCGACGCCCTGGAGGCGGTGCGCCGGGACGGCCAGGTACTCAACCATCGAGACTGGCCCAAGCAATGGCCATAAAAAAGCCGGGGCGAACCCCGGCTTTCTTTGCACTCAACGTCAGGCGTTATCCAACAGGCGCTCGGCCTCTTCTTCCGGTACCTGGTGCTTGCCGCGCAGCAGCAGCCAGGCCAGTACCAGCACCGAAGAGACAATACCGATGGGCCCGGCGATAGAGAGCGGCAGGTTAAAGCCAATCTCGGCGCTCAGCAGGTAGGCGTTCACCACGCCGGTCATAAACACCGCCGGGATGGTACAGACCCAGTGGAACTTGTCGTGGCGTTTGAGCCAGGCGGCAGCGGTCCACAGCATCATCACGGCGGTCATCTGGTTGGCCCAGCCGAAGTAACGCCAAATCACGTTAAAGTCCATTTTGCTGATCATAAAGCCCACCACGAACATGGGCAGGGCAATGAGCAGGCGCTTGACGATGGGCTTTTGGTCAAAATTCAAAAAGTCGGCCAGGATCAGGCGCGCCGCGCGGAACGAGGTATCGCCAGAGGTAATGGGCAGCACCACCACCCCGAGGATGGCCAGAATGCCGCCTACGCTACCGAGCAGCGAGGTAGACACTTCGTTGACCACGGCAGAGGGGCCGCCAGAGGCCAGGGTGGCTTGCAGGGCGCCGGGGCTGTCGTAGAAGGACATGCCCAGGGTCGCCCAGATCATGGCGATGATGCCTTCACCAATCATGGCGCCGTAGAACACGAAGCGGCCATTGCTTTCGTTTTCCACGCAGCGGGCCATCAGCGGCGACTGGGTGGCATGAAAGCCCGACAGCGCCCCACAGGCGATAGTGATAAACAGCAGCGGCCACAGCGGCAGGTCTTTGGGATGCAGGTTCTCAAGGGTAATGCCGGAGGAGTAGAACGGCTTGTCGCTAAAGCCCAGGCCCACCAGCAGGCCCACCGACATAAATACCAGCAGCGCCCCGAACAGCGGGTAGAAGCGGCCGATGATCTTATCAATAGGCACTATGGTGGCCAGCATGTAGTAGCCGAAGATAATGGCCACCCACACCGGTACCGAGGTGCCGGAGAGATTACCCAGCAGCTTGGCCGGCCCCAGGGTGAACACCACCCCCACCAGCAATAGCAGCAATACCGCAAAGCCGTTCATAAAGTGCTTGGCGCCTTTGCCAAGCTCGCGGCCCACCACGGTGGGCACCGAGGCGCCACCGGCTCGTACCGACAGCATGCCCGAGAAGTAGTCGTGCACGGCGCCGGCAAAGATGGAGCCGAACACTATCCACAGCAGGGCTACCGGGCCGTACAGGGCGCCGAGGATGGGGCCGAAAATGGGGCCAAGACCGGCGATGTTCAGAAGCTGCACCAGGTACACCTTTTTGGTGGACATGGGCACAAAATCGACACCGTCGTTCTGGGCAATGGCAGGGGTTGGACGCGCCGGCTTGATGCCGAAGATGCGTTCGATGATTTTTCCGTAGATGAAGTAACCGGCGATGAGGGTACAGACGCCGAGTAGGAACCACAGCATTAAGGTTCTCCCGCTTTATAGTTTGCGAAAGAACCTATATACCGTTGACGCACGCGTCACTTTTTTTGCCGCTCAGTGGTCGTAAAGGGCAGCTGAGCGGCTAGATGGGCAGCAGGTATTTCTCTTTGAGGAGCTTGAGATAACGGCGCGACACCGGCACCTTGGTGCCAAAGTGGGTTTCTATCTCGGCGCCACTTTCCTTGATGGCAATGCCCTTGATGGCATCGGGATTGACCAGATACTGGCGGTGTACCCGCAGCAGCGGCAGCCGCGCTTCTAAGGTTTTAAGAGGCAGCTGGCAGTGCAGTTGTTCGCCTTGAGAAACCACCTGGGTACCGGTGAGATCCACATAGGCGCAATCGATGTCCTTAGGGGCCACCAGCCGCACCGTGTTGCCCTGGTAGCAGGCCAGGCGCTCAAGGGGAGTGGTTTCGTCTTCGCCGGAGGTCAGCCCCTCCAGGCGCTTTAAGGTCTTGGCAAGGCGTGCCGGGTCAACCGGCTTTAGCAGGTAATCCACCGCCGCCTCGTTAAAGGCGTCCAGGGCGTATTGCTGATGGGCGGTCACAAACACCAGGGCCGGGCGAGGCTCGGGCAGCAGGCTGCTCACTTCCACGCCAGATAGCCCCGGCATGTCGACGTCCAGGAAAATCACATCCGGGGCCAGCTCGCGGGCTTTGAGCAGGCCATCTTTGCCGTTACCGGCTTCGCCCACCACCTTCACCCCACCGGCTTCTTCCAAAAGGGCTGCCAGCTCATCCCGTGCCAAAGGCTCATCATCGACTAACAACGCCCGGATCATGACAACACTCCTCTTGGCCAACGTAATTCTGCGCGGGTGTACAGGCCCGGCTCATGGTGGAGCTGAAGTGTACAAGATACCCCCAGAGCGGCAAAGCGCTCGCGCACCAGCTTGAGCCCCAGGCCGTCGCTCTTGACCGGCAGCCTAGCGGCGCTGTCGTCGATGACGATATGCACCTCGTTGCCGTCAAGGCGCGCCTCCAGGCTCACCTGGCCGCCCTCCTCCGCCTGGCTGATGCCGTGCTTGATGGCGTTCTCCACCAGGGTTTGAATGGCAAGGGCCGGCACCTTCTCCCCTTCAAGGCCGGGGCCGAGGGTTTCGATATAGGTGAGCCGCTCGCCAAAGCGCACCTTCTCGATGGCCAGGTAATGGTCGATATGGGCAAATTCTTCGGCCAGGGTCACGGTGACGCTGTGGCGGCCTAGGTTACCGCGCAAAAAGCCCGCCAGGTGCACAATAAGCTCCCGCGCTTTTTTGGCGTCGCGGCGCAGCACTGCCGCCACGGTATTGAGGCTGTTAAACAAAAAGTGCGGGTTAACCTTGGCTTCCAGCGCTTTTAGCTCGGCTTCGGCCAGCAGCGCCCGGTTGGCCTGCAGCTGGTCGTGCAAGAGCTGGTTGGAAAGCACCCCGGCAATGCCCACCCCGAGGCTGCGATTGAGGTTTCGAAACAGTTTGCGCTTGGGCTCGTAGAGCTTGATGGTACCCACCACTTCTTTCTCGCCCTTAAGCGGCACCACCAAGGATGAGCCCAGCTCGCAATCGGTGGTAATGGAGCACTGGTAAGGGGTGGAGAGGCCATCGGCAAACACCACCCGGTTAAAACGGATGGCATCGAGGGTAATGCGTGACGAGATGGGCCGGCCCACCTTGTGGTGGTCAGCCCCCATGCCGGTAAAGGCAAGGATTTGCTCGCGGTCGGTAATAGCCACCGCCGCCACCCCGGTCTCGTCTTTGACAATCTCGGCGATGGTGGCTGCCGAGCGGGCATTAAAGCCCTGCTCCAGCACCCCCACGCAGCGCCTGGCGATACGCAGTGCCCGGTCTGATACCGTGGCCGCCAGCTCCTCGGCGCGAAACTTGGCGTCGCGGATAAAGCTCATAAAAAGCGCGGCGCCGATGGAGTTGGCCAGCATCATGGGCAGGGCAATTTGCTCTACCAGTTCTTTGGCCTGGTCCGAGGGGTGGGCCACGATAAGGATAATGGCCATTTGGCAGCCCTCGGCAAAGAGCCCCAAAAAGAACACCTGCCAGGGGTTGAAGATGCGTTCGGTCTGGCCGCA
Encoded proteins:
- the secD gene encoding protein translocase subunit SecD, which encodes MPYPRGNAPVLINRLAGWKYAVLLISLVLLTLSALPTLFGDSPRIAITAKAPVSASALKALLGEVEITAIKASGNQADIVLANASDALPTQKALKAALPGATVVLDQQSKAPIWLQELGMRPIHLGLDLRGGVQFILAVDTQAALNAQLSSARDDISEMMDVASVQLSGQALVIHPRHGSSLSQLQQRLTRQYPKWQQRLDGDAIRLAISDQEQQSQVQLAMDQTLGIMRSRINELGITEAAVMRDGKERIRIEIPGVQDPTAARNIIGATASLEFRQAFTGPGAGRVPVNGEQGQPLWLSRKPVLTGSHIINARSGVDDMGRPQVSIAVDSQGAAQIGDFSRQHVGDAMATLFTEYQKSAEGNTVKTSRVINVATIQSALPASFRITGIGSQQQAQQLSLLLRAGSLTAPVTIIAQSTLGPSLGSENIHNGLMALSLGLGTCLLFVALWYRRFGWVANLALVANLFMLLGLMALVPGSVLTLPGIAGLVLTVGMAVDTNVLIFERVKELLREGKSLGQSIHLGYDNAFRTILDANLTTLITAIILYGLGRGPVQGFAISLGLGLLTSMLTGILGTRAIINPIWGRDNRKGVKI
- the secF gene encoding protein translocase subunit SecF, whose protein sequence is MKNLKTLSFWRYCALALSTVMVLSALVLLSWRGLALGQDFTGGMVQDITLSQPIKAEQLTQVLTPILKERPQVVKNGDGWRISYQQDPSPDFALAKVLSAKLGSPVTLVNSSFVGSQVGSGQVAQSALAVAMAALGILAYLAVRFEWRLATGAILALLHDVVLVLGVFSLFGFEFDLTVLAALLAVMGYSVNDSIVVADRLRETLGKRHKTPMPELVDNAIRSTFSRTLVTSGTTLFTVGAILLLGGEPLFGFALTLFVGIVVGTWSSIFVAATLGELFGLKPEHYLKKPREPKEGEHLPAAHFQ
- the btsR gene encoding two-component system response regulator BtsR codes for the protein MIRALLVDDEPLARDELAALLEEAGGVKVVGEAGNGKDGLLKARELAPDVIFLDVDMPGLSGVEVSSLLPEPRPALVFVTAHQQYALDAFNEAAVDYLLKPVDPARLAKTLKRLEGLTSGEDETTPLERLACYQGNTVRLVAPKDIDCAYVDLTGTQVVSQGEQLHCQLPLKTLEARLPLLRVHRQYLVNPDAIKGIAIKESGAEIETHFGTKVPVSRRYLKLLKEKYLLPI
- a CDS encoding thioredoxin family protein: MKAWLLLCLLALPALALTPGDKAPDFTLQGSDGKSYQLSEFTGRYVILEWTNDQCPFVQKHYDSGNMQGLQQAYTGQGVVWLSVISSAPGKQGHVTAQQANQLSASRGAHPSAVLFDQDGAVGRRYGARTTPHLFIIDKTGTLQYMGGIDSIASADPADIPKARNYVKAAMDALLAGKTVPTPVSRPYGCSVKY
- the mtgA gene encoding monofunctional biosynthetic peptidoglycan transglycosylase translates to MAKGRRGFFGWVWFALWRALVLLMLVLLVLRFVPPPTTAFMLQSPYPVHQQWLAIDKLPKTVPLAIVASEDQRFPDHFGLDFTAISKALDQFDDGGGLRGASTLTQQTAKNLLLWPGRSFVRKGLEAGLALSLEALWGKKRILEVYLNVAEFGKGIYGVEAASRHYYGKSARYLTANEAARLAVLLPSPRSRDPNRLTPYLSQRVSWVERQMRQLGSHYLDGVLE
- a CDS encoding nitrilase-related carbon-nitrogen hydrolase, whose amino-acid sequence is MVNIASCQYRVEALPSFAAWAEKQARLVAACHGDLLLYPEYASLELLGWLPSRTAKHLGRSLDALQGGREVFVETFRALSAGFHKAIVLPSIPWRLDDGRVVNRAWYADNGHIRGFSDKQLLTRFETERWSISPGEPSPLLDFRAIPFSVQICYDIEFPQLCRRHVEAGARFVLVPSCTDTLAGFHRVRIGCQARALENQTLVVQSPLVGEAPFAPAIFKNQGKAGFFTAPDYGLPDNGVLAESEQLAPPQSLWLNQQIDLDALEAVRRDGQVLNHRDWPKQWP
- a CDS encoding carbon starvation protein A; amino-acid sequence: MLWFLLGVCTLIAGYFIYGKIIERIFGIKPARPTPAIAQNDGVDFVPMSTKKVYLVQLLNIAGLGPIFGPILGALYGPVALLWIVFGSIFAGAVHDYFSGMLSVRAGGASVPTVVGRELGKGAKHFMNGFAVLLLLLVGVVFTLGPAKLLGNLSGTSVPVWVAIIFGYYMLATIVPIDKIIGRFYPLFGALLVFMSVGLLVGLGFSDKPFYSSGITLENLHPKDLPLWPLLFITIACGALSGFHATQSPLMARCVENESNGRFVFYGAMIGEGIIAMIWATLGMSFYDSPGALQATLASGGPSAVVNEVSTSLLGSVGGILAILGVVVLPITSGDTSFRAARLILADFLNFDQKPIVKRLLIALPMFVVGFMISKMDFNVIWRYFGWANQMTAVMMLWTAAAWLKRHDKFHWVCTIPAVFMTGVVNAYLLSAEIGFNLPLSIAGPIGIVSSVLVLAWLLLRGKHQVPEEEAERLLDNA
- a CDS encoding sensor histidine kinase; the encoded protein is MQLVLPLFQQMSVYLLIVYVFSKTPLFRPLASLSSWPIHKLMVYAIFSGFCIMGTYFGQQNLGAIANTRAIGAILGGLLGGPFVGTAVGFTGGMHRFSMGGFTDLACAISTTWEGFLGGLVHAFWQRCGQTERIFNPWQVFFLGLFAEGCQMAIILIVAHPSDQAKELVEQIALPMMLANSIGAALFMSFIRDAKFRAEELAATVSDRALRIARRCVGVLEQGFNARSAATIAEIVKDETGVAAVAITDREQILAFTGMGADHHKVGRPISSRITLDAIRFNRVVFADGLSTPYQCSITTDCELGSSLVVPLKGEKEVVGTIKLYEPKRKLFRNLNRSLGVGIAGVLSNQLLHDQLQANRALLAEAELKALEAKVNPHFLFNSLNTVAAVLRRDAKKARELIVHLAGFLRGNLGRHSVTVTLAEEFAHIDHYLAIEKVRFGERLTYIETLGPGLEGEKVPALAIQTLVENAIKHGISQAEEGGQVSLEARLDGNEVHIVIDDSAARLPVKSDGLGLKLVRERFAALGVSCTLQLHHEPGLYTRAELRWPRGVLS